atcctgcatgctgcacagcgcagccaaaataaagtaACAGAAACTGCCAAAAAATGTCTATGAAGTGTAGACTACCATCTATCTACTGGAGGAAATCCCCCATAAAATTTTGAGCGTTTCTGAAATAGTTACTCCCTTCTATCCAAAGCTTCATCACCCTTCTAGTGGTATAAAGTGATCAGAGTTGTGAATACTTAAGACATAAAGCAGATTTCGATGACGTAAAAGCTACTTGGAACAATTACTGATTTATCATCACCAGCtaatcctcccctctccctggcaaAAGAAGTCAAAAAAACTTCTCCCCTTCAGTTTTCTTCACTTTTAATTCTACATTCAAGCTCAGATTGTCTAGCTCAGGCCCAGTATATAATTAcagttaaaaaaccaaaacagcagTGCCCTAGCCCTGAACACCTATCTTCTGGCTTTTGTTAACTTTCACTTTGCTATCACTAAAGGataactttaataaaaatagtgCGGCCCAACCCTCTGAAGTTCAATTAATCACATAGggagaatatatttaaatttatttagttcaCTTTATGTAGCCTGAATCCAATCCTGTTAACCATAAATTCAGTAAGCTATACTTTTAAGGAGTATGATAGCAAAAAGGTCTTCATAAATTAGTTGAAGAATACATTAAGACAGatgtataaaaataaaccatTGTATATATAGCTTAAATTGCAGGTATCCATTCTCTATTCTACTTAATAACAGTATTCCATCAATACCTATAAAAGTACACAAGTGCATTAGCAGAGGTGctaatgtataaaaagaaaagtcattagGAATTAAATAGGGAAAAGGAAGTACAGAGGAGTATAGAAAAATGTAAGGCTCTTCATTCCCCCCACTCCCAAgttagcatttttgttttttaaatattattggaCTCCCAATCACTCCGTTtttatcccaggaaagggaaCCTCAGCTTTTTCTTGGCCTGTTGATCTCAGCAACACACATGCTAATGTCTTCAGGAACTAGTGGCCTTTGCCAAAGGTAATATTAAGGTTGGGGTAAGAGAAAGAACCTTTTTATACCCTTTTATAAGTGTTTCATTAtctcaagggggaaaaaagacactGAAAAGGAAATCTAAGTGGAATAGGGTTAAAGTCTTAATTGGTGATCTTAGAAAACTCATGGCAGACTGAAAACTACTAAAGAAAAGGATAAATTATCAAATAGCAGATTCATAATAAGTTATGATAAACTGTAATTGTGGGGTTATATATTCCAAGTTTGAGCCAAACATGAACACCTGTAACATATTTCCTTGACATATGACATAGCTCTCATGGCAATTCTCCCCAAAATGCAGTGGTTAGGTAAGGATTCAGCCACACTTGCCTgggttttgtttgggttttttttttagaggattacaaaatctttatttttttacttttttggccaCATCACACAGTAtgggggatcttagctccccgaccagggatcaaacccacgccccctgcagtggaagtgcagagccttaaccactggccTACCAGGGAAGTGCCTGCCTGGATTTTAATACTGGCCTCACCACTTACTAGGTGTGTGACCTGGGGAagtttgtttccttatctgtagaatgaGATTTAGTAGGGCTGCTTTGacaattaaattagttaatattgCATAAAACTCTCAGAACAATGACTGCGATCCTGTAGATGTTTGTTCAGTCAAACAAACACTTAAGTTTATATTTACTCCTATAATTCACTGAACCTCTCCCCAGTTCCCTTCCCAGACAAAGGACAAGGACCTTACCTGCATCAtgtgcagcagcagcaggccctCGAACATCATCATAGGACTGCCCGTCTGTGACAATTACCAGGAAGTTCTTGTTGGGGCTGTCCCTTATGGGACCAAACACATTTCTAACAGTAAAGGAAATGGCATCACCAGTAGCTGTCCCACCACTCATATAGCGGATGTTTCTGATAACCGCTAGGACATTCTCTTTGGTGCTATAGTCAGTGAAACTGAATTCTGTGCGCTGATCATAGGTGAACTGTACAGCAGCTATCTTGGCACCAATGTCTGAGATTTCAAAAGTCTTAGCTATGTTGGAAACAAATTCAAGCATGAGGCGGAAATTACTTTCACCAACACTACTGGAGCCATCAATTAGAAAGGCAATATTCACTGAGTTATAACAGGTCTTGCTGCACACCATTTGCTCATGAGTGCAGAGCTTCTGTACCAGaggttttacatattttgtggtgCCAAACCAATTCGGCATGTGGTAAGAGAAGAAGCCATTACTCCGACAGACAGCCTAATGGGAGAGACACATAAAAGATAACCAAAGGAATCAAAAGTTGTTTCTTTAAAGTTATGAAAACATTAAATCTTGCATCTTCAAAGTTAATCCAGATATGGGCCAGTCAGCACTACCCCTAGAGGTCCAAGACTGAATCACTACTATAACAGAAGACACTCTCAACTCCTTACCTTGTCAACAAATGCAACATCCTGAACCATTCCCAGTTCCTCAGGGATAGGCTTAGCCACAGAAACTATAAATACATTGACACCAAACTCTCTGGCTACAATGCCTGCTTCCTCAATGTCATCAGAAGGCCAGCCATCAATAAATACCACCACCACTTTGGGAATCCCTTTTCTCGCTCCAGTGTCTGCTGTGAAGAATTTCTGGGCGGTGTGCTTCAAGGCTTTTCCTAGGtttgaaaaagaagcaaactGTAACGGCACCACTACTCAAAATGACACTTCTATTTCCCTGTACGAACTTGATGCCTCCAAGTTTAAGAATTTAACTTATATAGAACTCAGTTCTTTAACACGTGCATCAGATGGGAAAGTTTAATTATCCATCATGCCTATTTTTTGTCTTCACAACCCACATTTCTTCCCCCATCACCTACCTCCCAGAGtattacatttcctttccttacatCAATCATCAGTCAGAAACATAAACCTGACTCCCACTTCTGTACTTGTGCTTTCTATCTAGCCCCTTAGTGACTGATAAGTACCTCTACGGACTCAGAACAAGAAGTCTCCCCTCAGAAGTTCAGCATTCTATTCTAGTTCTTTCTGTCACATCTGCATTCATTAGATGAGTCTGCTGATCTTTgcttcttttaaatattctaaacAGGTACTTCTCTAAAGTGACATCTGCCCTACCTGAGGATTATAAGTCACAAcgtcttatattttctttaaatgagcAATACCAATAAACCCTTTGGTAcattttccattataaattaaatatctCAGATATCAACTGCAGACCTAACCAAGATCAGTGCCAGGAAGAAGAGTTTCACTTCTGcttatataaaatagcataaTACTGTCTTACATGTCTGATCATTCATAACCCTCTCTGTGTTACATCCCAGATGCCAAAGTCTACTTACCTGTATTGGTATTACCCCCTCTGAAACCTACTTCCTTTATGGCAAACAAAACATCTTTGGCTGATGTAAAGTTTTTCaagtaaaattctattttggGATGTTCACTaggcaaaaaagggaaaaagtattATCCAGGGAGAATTggaaatgtaaaacaaacaagcaacattatatacctttaaaaaagtctttaaattGGACAACACCTAAGTTTCTTAATTCCACAGCATACAGCCAACTAGGGTATATTGCATCCTTACTTGAATTTTTAGGGTTCTTTcaaaaaatgtaacaaaaacaATTGCTACCTTGAGGGTTTATTGTATTCTGGGTAATATGCTAAATACATACTACATGTATAATCTCATTTCATCAAAACTGTATAAGGTAGGAATTATTATCCCTATTACATAAATGGAGGTCCAGAACACTTAGGTAATTTACCCAACAAAACATAACCACATTTTAAATTCATGTTTGTCTGGCTCCTAAACTATATGAAGCACCTGAAATCGGGTGGCTCAGGGCACTGGGCTTAATGGAAATCTGCAGAGTTGGGCTCCAGATAGTTGGAACATAGCTGGGTGTGAGTCTAGGTCTGATCCAGTGGGGGACCTTGGAAGCCCTGAATAGTCTGGGTCTATTAACCCAGGTCTCTGGTCAGAAGAGGCAATTTCAGTGACACTAAGgccaacatttttaaaatgagaaaacttaCAAGGAAACAAATTATAAAGTATTATAATATTGAATTTTTCTTATGATAAATGATATTGACATTTGCTAATCTTACAATTATGTGTATAGATTTGggatttttcatatttaatagtAAAAGAATTTCAGCTTTTATAACTTACTGTGTTCATTAGAGACCATGTTGAGTGAAAACAATTAAAACACAATTTGTTGTGTTTAAAACTTTTAGATAAGTCAAAATTTCATCAGTGCAAAATTTTAAGATCTTAGCATTATCAATTGCCATTAAGTCAAGATTTCTGAAGGAAATGGCACTCATTGTATTTCTGCATACCTGGTGGCATGATTTCTGTATACTTGGTGTAATGGTTGGGTCACAAAATCAGTTTTCATGAGTCGAtaaccttttcatttttatggtcACTTTTCAACTatctaaattattatttatgaGATTTAGTCTTATTTTTGCATCCTTAATGAGACATTCTCTTATTCTACTTAAATATAAACTCTTGACATAGTTTATCTATTCTAATGTTCTtcctaaaatagaaaaatcataaatcaGGAAGTTTATAAAGAAGCTAGTCTTTGTATGCATCTACAAAGTAGTGTAGCTTTCCTCTTGAAAGAGAGTTAGGtaaaaacagcaaagaaaaaatattagaagaaaaatattcaggGGGATTTGCCCTATGAGAtgttaaaatatacaataaagccACAATAAGCAAAGCATTGTAGAaaagatgttagaattagcataTGGATCAAAGAAACATTTGTCTAAAGTTATAAATTGATATCACAAATGAATGGAATAAGaagctcatttttttaaagatatgggACAATGGTTAAATTATGTATAAATCAACAAAGTTAAAGATTC
This sequence is a window from Mesoplodon densirostris isolate mMesDen1 chromosome 4, mMesDen1 primary haplotype, whole genome shotgun sequence. Protein-coding genes within it:
- the COCH gene encoding cochlin, translated to MSAAWIPVLCLGVCLLLLLPEPAGSEGAVPIAITCSTRGLDIRKEKADVLCPGGCPLEEFSVFGNIVYASVSSICGAAIHRGVISNSGGPVRIYSLPGRENYSSVVANGIQSQTLSRWSASFTVTKGKSGTQEATGQAVSTARPAIGKRLKKTPEKKTGNKDCKADIAFLIDGSFNIGRRRFNLQKNFVGKVALMLGIGTEGPHVGLVQASEHPKIEFYLKNFTSAKDVLFAIKEVGFRGGNTNTGKALKHTAQKFFTADTGARKGIPKVVVVFIDGWPSDDIEEAGIVAREFGVNVFIVSVAKPIPEELGMVQDVAFVDKAVCRSNGFFSYHMPNWFGTTKYVKPLVQKLCTHEQMVCSKTCYNSVNIAFLIDGSSSVGESNFRLMLEFVSNIAKTFEISDIGAKIAAVQFTYDQRTEFSFTDYSTKENVLAVIRNIRYMSGGTATGDAISFTVRNVFGPIRDSPNKNFLVIVTDGQSYDDVRGPAAAAHDAGITIFSVGVAWAPLDDLKDMASKPKESHTFFTREFTGLEPIVSDVIRGICRDFLESQQ